A section of the Roseivirga sp. BDSF3-8 genome encodes:
- a CDS encoding NADH-quinone oxidoreductase subunit H, which yields MTTFLFFLPFLLLYAVVAIYAERKVSAFIQDRVGPMEVGRYGLLQTIADLLKLLQKEDIVPAAADKKLFRLSPVLIFTAVFSGFSVIPLAAGWSGAGIETGVFFLLAIVSLDVLGILMAGWGSNSKFSLYGAMRSVAQIISYEVPLGLSVLAVVMICQSLDLQQISWQQSVWYHSLPQSETQYLFGLRHTGIDVSQVGGILTWNIMRMPLLLIAALIFFIASLAECNRAPFDLPEAESELIGGFHTEYSGFRWAMVMLSEYGMMLLVSFLGAVLFWGSWNTPLPNIGSLELAYWTSGTPGTISGIAWGGFWLCSKALLTVLIQMWIRWTYPRLRVDQLMSLCWKYLTPAAILIILAAGVWRLWMI from the coding sequence TTGACGACCTTTTTATTCTTTCTGCCCTTTCTGTTGCTATACGCCGTAGTGGCCATCTACGCCGAGCGTAAGGTATCTGCCTTTATACAGGATAGGGTAGGGCCTATGGAAGTCGGGCGCTACGGGCTGCTGCAGACCATTGCCGACCTGCTCAAGCTTTTGCAGAAAGAAGACATTGTACCAGCTGCAGCAGATAAAAAGCTCTTCAGGCTATCACCCGTCCTTATCTTCACCGCCGTGTTTAGCGGGTTCAGCGTCATACCTCTCGCCGCCGGGTGGAGCGGCGCAGGCATAGAGACAGGCGTATTTTTCCTGCTCGCCATAGTCAGCCTCGATGTACTGGGCATCCTTATGGCCGGATGGGGTAGTAACTCCAAATTCAGCCTCTACGGCGCCATGCGCTCCGTGGCCCAGATCATCTCATATGAAGTGCCCCTCGGACTCAGCGTGCTTGCCGTCGTCATGATATGCCAGAGCCTCGACCTCCAGCAGATAAGCTGGCAGCAAAGCGTATGGTACCATAGCCTGCCTCAATCAGAGACTCAGTACCTATTCGGCCTCAGGCACACCGGCATCGATGTATCCCAGGTAGGCGGTATACTTACCTGGAACATCATGCGCATGCCCCTGCTCCTCATTGCCGCCCTCATCTTTTTCATCGCCTCCCTGGCCGAGTGTAACCGGGCCCCATTTGACCTTCCCGAGGCCGAATCAGAGCTGATAGGCGGATTTCATACCGAATATTCCGGATTTCGATGGGCCATGGTCATGCTCAGTGAGTATGGAATGATGCTCCTTGTGAGCTTTCTCGGGGCCGTTCTTTTTTGGGGAAGCTGGAACACCCCCCTCCCCAATATAGGGAGCCTCGAGCTCGCCTACTGGACCTCCGGTACCCCGGGTACCATTTCCGGCATAGCCTGGGGAGGTTTCTGGCTGTGCAGTAAGGCCCTGCTCACTGTGCTTATTCAAATGTGGATTCGCTGGACTTATCCCCGCCTCCGTGTGGACCAGCTTATGTCACTTTGCTGGAAATACCTTACCCCTGCTGCTATTTTAATTATATTAGCCGCCGGCGTTTGGCGCCTTTGGATGATCTGA
- a CDS encoding NADH-quinone oxidoreductase subunit J, with translation MIEWLFYMFAGLTIASALVILLTRNILYAAFSLVVTFLGVAALYVLAGADFIAVTQIMVYVGGVIVLMIFGVMFTNKVQGKPITTAVHNRVWGVLISVGLFAFLFAFILRMNWNALGWISRSEELTVDGSGTIHRLGTGLMTDYLLPFELAGILLLIALVGAAFVARRQLD, from the coding sequence ATGATTGAGTGGCTCTTTTATATGTTTGCCGGGCTTACTATAGCCTCAGCCCTGGTCATACTGCTTACCAGAAACATCCTCTATGCGGCCTTTTCATTGGTAGTCACCTTTCTGGGCGTGGCCGCGCTTTATGTCCTCGCCGGTGCTGACTTCATTGCCGTTACCCAGATCATGGTGTATGTAGGAGGCGTTATCGTGCTCATGATTTTCGGGGTCATGTTCACCAATAAAGTGCAGGGTAAACCCATCACCACCGCCGTACATAACCGCGTCTGGGGTGTGCTCATATCGGTAGGGCTTTTTGCCTTTCTTTTTGCGTTTATTCTGAGGATGAACTGGAACGCCCTCGGGTGGATCAGCCGGTCAGAAGAACTAACCGTTGACGGAAGCGGTACCATCCATAGGTTGGGTACCGGGCTTATGACTGACTACCTCCTGCCTTTTGAGCTTGCAGGAATTCTATTATTAATAGCCCTCGTAGGTGCTGCCTTTGTAGCACGCCGGCAACTTGACTGA
- a CDS encoding bacteriorhodopsin, with product MNELGNATFENYVGLEQGFSEMAYQLTSHVLTLGYACMLAGLLYFVLTIKNVAPKYRMSSILSVVVMVSAFLLLYVQTENWTDAFAFDKEKGRYFLAEGSDLFNNGYRYLNWLIDVPMLLFQILFVVSLTRSNFSSVRNQFWFSGVMMIVTGYIGQYYEVTNLTAFAIWGAISTVFFIHILILMRRVIKEGKEGIPDKAQKLLGSIWVLFLVSWMLYPGAYLMPHLLGINGGLFNEVGVVAREITYTIADISSKVIYGVLLGLVAQSLSKAEGYTIEQQEL from the coding sequence ATGAATGAACTTGGTAATGCAACTTTTGAAAATTACGTAGGGCTTGAACAGGGCTTTTCCGAAATGGCCTACCAGCTCACCTCACACGTACTTACCCTTGGCTACGCCTGTATGCTCGCCGGCCTTTTGTACTTCGTACTTACCATTAAAAATGTCGCACCGAAATACCGTATGTCATCCATACTATCGGTAGTCGTAATGGTCTCTGCTTTTTTACTGCTTTATGTACAGACCGAAAACTGGACAGATGCCTTTGCATTTGATAAAGAAAAAGGAAGGTATTTTCTCGCGGAAGGCAGTGACCTGTTTAACAATGGGTACCGCTACCTCAACTGGCTCATCGATGTACCCATGCTGCTTTTTCAGATACTCTTTGTCGTAAGCCTTACCCGTAGCAATTTTAGCAGTGTGCGTAATCAATTCTGGTTTTCCGGCGTCATGATGATCGTCACCGGGTACATTGGCCAGTATTACGAAGTGACCAACCTCACAGCCTTTGCTATTTGGGGAGCCATATCCACCGTATTCTTTATTCACATCCTCATACTCATGCGCAGAGTCATAAAAGAGGGTAAAGAAGGCATTCCGGACAAAGCACAAAAACTGCTAGGGTCTATATGGGTCCTCTTCCTGGTATCCTGGATGCTCTATCCCGGCGCTTACCTCATGCCTCATCTGTTGGGTATAAATGGAGGCTTGTTTAACGAAGTCGGCGTAGTCGCCCGCGAAATCACCTACACCATAGCCGATATATCTTCCAAAGTGATATATGGCGTACTGCTCGGCTTAGTCGCACAGTCACTCAGCAAGGCAGAAGGCTATACCATAGAACAGCAGGAGTTATAG
- a CDS encoding 4Fe-4S dicluster domain-containing protein, producing MKKKGANSGYWKSIGEAISTLTGGLRLSWRHLLQARKSRSPKGVEEEDYFEQSTGIFTTQYPQESLPIPDNGRYRLHNEIDDCIVCDKCAKICPVDCIEIDPIRAVGDLGKTSDGTVKRIHAARFDIDMGKCCFCGLCTTVCPTECLTMTKAYDFTEYDVDDHIYSFGKMSQEEIEVAHTRLADFLAEKEKAKTAKAGSASGTAKPAARVKPEAAKPAREGREQGSKPAFKPRVKPKATGTQAQEEPGEPKPKPKFRPKVKPSATSPAEDTGQPADKAKEKPKPAFRPKIKPKVKPAAASEEDSNKDSQDSKPKQSAPPVVRPKIKPKTTPKAGADDKKARPVIKPKIIPASEEGKESREGAPEPSKPARPVVKPNVKPRKPSEDEERDASPKSDHPKPAAKRPVIRPKIKPAASQDKKGDESKPEKPEESSTKKPARPVIKPNVKPATSQDKAIGEGGTGEDSPSGSTKKPGRPVIKPKITPPSPEEEPPGDKDQGNQSGEEKKKPRPVIRPRKPDSDSNQDKQSDD from the coding sequence ATGAAGAAGAAAGGAGCAAATAGCGGATACTGGAAAAGCATTGGAGAGGCTATTAGTACCCTCACCGGCGGGCTCAGACTCTCCTGGAGGCACCTCCTGCAGGCCAGGAAAAGCCGGAGCCCCAAAGGCGTGGAGGAAGAAGACTACTTTGAGCAGTCCACCGGTATCTTTACTACCCAATATCCACAGGAATCCCTGCCCATACCTGATAACGGCCGCTACCGCTTGCACAATGAAATTGATGACTGCATCGTATGCGATAAGTGCGCCAAAATATGTCCCGTAGACTGTATAGAGATAGATCCTATACGTGCAGTAGGTGACCTCGGCAAGACCAGTGACGGTACTGTTAAGCGCATACATGCCGCCCGCTTTGATATAGATATGGGCAAATGCTGCTTTTGTGGCCTCTGTACCACCGTATGCCCCACTGAGTGTCTCACCATGACCAAGGCCTACGATTTTACCGAGTATGATGTAGATGACCATATCTATTCATTTGGTAAAATGAGCCAGGAAGAAATAGAAGTGGCCCATACCCGGCTCGCTGACTTTCTTGCGGAAAAAGAAAAGGCCAAAACAGCCAAAGCCGGAAGCGCCTCTGGTACGGCTAAACCTGCCGCACGCGTAAAGCCAGAGGCCGCAAAACCCGCCCGGGAAGGTCGTGAGCAAGGCAGTAAGCCGGCATTTAAGCCCAGGGTAAAGCCTAAGGCCACCGGTACCCAAGCACAGGAAGAGCCAGGTGAGCCCAAGCCAAAGCCTAAGTTTCGCCCCAAAGTAAAGCCCTCCGCCACTAGCCCCGCGGAAGATACCGGACAGCCGGCAGATAAAGCGAAAGAAAAGCCTAAGCCCGCTTTTCGCCCGAAGATAAAACCAAAGGTCAAACCAGCGGCAGCGTCAGAAGAAGATAGTAATAAAGACAGCCAAGACAGTAAGCCAAAGCAATCAGCCCCCCCGGTTGTAAGGCCGAAAATAAAACCTAAGACCACACCCAAAGCGGGTGCCGACGATAAAAAGGCTCGGCCTGTAATAAAGCCTAAGATAATACCAGCTTCGGAAGAAGGAAAGGAGAGTAGGGAAGGAGCGCCTGAACCTTCCAAACCGGCTCGCCCCGTGGTAAAACCTAACGTGAAGCCACGCAAGCCGTCAGAAGATGAAGAGAGAGATGCCTCACCGAAAAGTGACCACCCAAAGCCTGCTGCCAAACGCCCTGTGATCAGGCCTAAAATAAAGCCCGCAGCCTCCCAGGATAAAAAAGGTGACGAGAGCAAACCGGAAAAGCCTGAAGAAAGCAGTACGAAGAAACCTGCACGGCCTGTTATTAAGCCCAACGTGAAGCCCGCCACCTCACAGGATAAGGCCATAGGGGAGGGAGGTACAGGCGAAGACAGCCCCTCAGGTAGTACAAAAAAACCAGGAAGACCTGTCATTAAACCAAAAATAACCCCCCCCTCACCGGAGGAAGAACCTCCCGGGGATAAGGACCAAGGCAACCAGTCCGGAGAAGAAAAGAAAAAGCCCAGGCCCGTGATCAGACCACGTAAGCCCGATAGTGATAGTAACCAGGATAAGCAAAGCGATGATTGA
- the nuoK gene encoding NADH-quinone oxidoreductase subunit NuoK has product MIPITHYLIVSFCLLSVGLAVVITRKNAIMALIGIELMLNAANINLVAFSRYDGVQLQGQMFALFVIIIAAAEAAVGLAIVLKVFNYFRTPDLDKVDSLSD; this is encoded by the coding sequence ATGATACCCATTACCCATTACCTCATCGTAAGTTTCTGTCTCTTATCCGTTGGGCTGGCGGTCGTTATAACCCGTAAAAATGCCATAATGGCCCTTATTGGCATAGAGCTTATGCTCAATGCTGCCAATATTAACCTGGTTGCTTTCAGCCGGTACGACGGCGTTCAGCTTCAGGGGCAAATGTTTGCCCTCTTCGTCATCATTATTGCAGCAGCCGAGGCGGCAGTAGGGCTTGCGATAGTCCTCAAGGTATTTAACTACTTCCGCACCCCCGACCTGGATAAAGTGGATTCCCTCAGTGATTAA
- a CDS encoding ACP phosphodiesterase, producing MNFLGHVFLSGDNPDLLFGNYIGDFVKGSKHEALPDSIQKGVLLHREIDAYTDSHAVVAESKDRLRSRYRHYAGVIVDLYYDHFLASLWGTYHSKPLKPFTEGVYEIIRKRSDHLPQRAQRTFYYMSQGNWMYHYREVEGIEQALSGMARRTTFDSGMEKAGFELRSHYAQFEGEFRAFLPDIQKFVKEWLINH from the coding sequence ATGAATTTTTTAGGCCATGTATTTTTATCTGGGGACAACCCGGATCTGCTATTTGGCAATTATATCGGGGACTTTGTAAAAGGAAGTAAACATGAGGCCTTGCCTGACAGTATCCAGAAGGGGGTGCTCCTGCACAGGGAGATTGATGCATATACTGATAGCCATGCGGTGGTAGCAGAAAGTAAGGACAGGCTGCGAAGCCGCTACCGCCACTATGCGGGGGTAATTGTAGACCTTTACTATGACCATTTTCTGGCAAGCCTGTGGGGCACTTACCACTCTAAGCCGCTAAAGCCATTTACGGAAGGGGTATATGAGATTATAAGAAAAAGGAGCGACCACTTACCACAAAGGGCGCAGCGAACTTTCTATTATATGTCACAGGGCAACTGGATGTATCACTATCGTGAGGTAGAGGGGATAGAACAGGCGCTATCTGGCATGGCCCGGCGAACGACGTTTGACAGTGGCATGGAAAAAGCGGGGTTTGAGCTACGTAGTCATTATGCTCAATTTGAAGGGGAGTTCCGGGCTTTCCTTCCGGATATTCAAAAATTTGTAAAAGAGTGGCTGATTAATCACTGA
- a CDS encoding AAA domain-containing protein — translation MSKSTEEIRKVQRLIRLERDEEQHYYQNKIIRSSLSDRRREGLTWYPVDLNKQYLGTGERLFVELVRTRDIGQPHVFQPGKVVSLFVNSGAGDGRKQSLSGVVSAIRNEKMTLVLNTDDLPDWIDDGKLGVDMLFDEASFREMDRALSDLMKLEKGRSFQLREILYGHLQPSFTSRGDFSSDSLNESQNKALQKVMDAEDLAIIHGPPGTGKTTTIVQAIYHTVKVEKQVLVSAPSNAAVDLLAEKLASIGLNVLRIGHPARVTAPVISNTLDARIASHDSFKDLKTVRKRADEMRNMAYKYKRKYGKAEKEQRKLLIRESHRMRGEADMLEHYIVNDLMEQVQVVLCTLVGASHELLRGRTFGTVFIDEAAQAIEPACWIPILKAHRVIFAGDHCQLPPTVRSIEAARDGLSETLFEKAISRQEADVMLTIQYRMHRDIMNFSSSWFYENRLRAHPSVAQSLLPGYDRALLYIDTAGCGYTEQVDKETLSTYNTEEADLLLRHLKESLQALGGEQVVEQGLTIAVIAPYKAQVNLLRDKAAADEEFRQYTPILSIDTVDAFQGQERDIIYISLVRSNEKGIIGFLSDIRRMNVALTRAKQRLVVLGDSATLGTHDFYSRFVDYAQEVNGYQSAFEILYS, via the coding sequence ATGAGTAAAAGCACCGAAGAAATACGCAAAGTGCAGCGACTCATCCGGCTTGAGCGCGATGAAGAACAGCACTATTACCAGAACAAGATCATACGCAGCTCCCTCTCAGACAGGCGGAGGGAAGGCCTCACCTGGTATCCCGTAGACCTTAATAAGCAATACCTTGGTACGGGCGAGCGCCTGTTCGTTGAATTGGTGCGCACTCGTGATATAGGCCAGCCCCATGTTTTTCAGCCTGGTAAAGTGGTGTCCCTCTTCGTCAACAGCGGTGCCGGAGACGGGCGCAAGCAAAGCCTCAGTGGCGTAGTCAGTGCCATACGAAATGAGAAAATGACCCTTGTACTCAATACAGACGATCTGCCCGACTGGATCGATGATGGTAAACTCGGCGTCGATATGCTGTTTGATGAGGCAAGTTTCAGAGAGATGGACCGGGCCCTCAGTGATCTGATGAAGCTGGAAAAAGGCCGCTCCTTTCAGCTTCGCGAAATACTCTACGGTCACCTGCAGCCCTCCTTTACTTCCCGTGGTGACTTTAGCTCAGACTCTCTCAACGAAAGCCAGAATAAGGCCCTGCAAAAGGTTATGGATGCCGAAGACCTGGCCATTATTCATGGCCCACCCGGTACCGGCAAGACCACTACCATCGTACAAGCCATATACCATACCGTAAAGGTGGAAAAACAAGTACTCGTAAGTGCGCCAAGCAATGCCGCTGTCGACCTGCTCGCTGAAAAACTTGCTTCTATAGGCCTCAATGTACTTCGTATAGGTCACCCCGCCCGTGTCACCGCCCCTGTCATAAGCAATACCCTCGATGCCCGCATTGCCAGTCATGACAGCTTCAAAGATCTCAAGACCGTAAGGAAGCGGGCTGATGAAATGCGTAACATGGCCTATAAGTACAAGCGAAAATACGGTAAGGCTGAAAAGGAACAACGTAAACTGCTTATTCGGGAAAGCCACCGCATGCGTGGAGAGGCCGACATGCTCGAGCACTATATTGTCAATGACCTTATGGAGCAGGTACAGGTGGTATTATGCACCTTGGTAGGTGCCTCCCATGAACTGCTTCGCGGCCGTACCTTTGGTACCGTGTTTATTGATGAGGCCGCCCAGGCCATAGAGCCTGCCTGCTGGATTCCCATATTAAAGGCGCACCGTGTCATTTTTGCCGGTGACCACTGCCAGTTGCCTCCCACTGTCCGCAGCATAGAGGCGGCCAGAGACGGACTCAGTGAGACGCTCTTCGAAAAAGCCATAAGCAGACAGGAGGCAGATGTCATGCTTACCATTCAGTACAGGATGCACCGCGACATCATGAACTTTAGCTCCTCATGGTTCTACGAGAACCGGCTGCGCGCCCACCCTTCTGTAGCCCAAAGCCTCCTGCCCGGGTATGACCGCGCCTTGCTTTATATAGATACCGCCGGATGCGGATATACTGAGCAGGTAGACAAAGAAACCCTTAGTACATACAACACCGAAGAGGCTGACCTGCTGCTCAGGCATTTAAAAGAAAGCCTGCAGGCACTGGGAGGGGAGCAAGTCGTGGAGCAAGGCCTTACCATTGCCGTCATAGCCCCCTACAAAGCACAGGTGAATTTACTGAGGGACAAGGCTGCTGCCGATGAAGAGTTCAGACAGTACACCCCGATACTATCCATAGATACCGTAGATGCCTTTCAGGGGCAGGAGCGCGATATCATTTATATCAGCTTGGTACGCAGTAATGAGAAGGGCATCATAGGGTTTTTATCAGATATCCGCAGGATGAACGTAGCCCTCACTCGCGCAAAGCAGCGCCTCGTAGTCCTCGGAGACAGCGCGACACTCGGCACTCATGATTTCTACAGCAGGTTTGTCGATTATGCTCAGGAAGTGAATGGGTATCAGAGCGCATTTGAAATACTCTATAGTTAA
- a CDS encoding S41 family peptidase, giving the protein MKKTLLLSILFTFAYLTLAAQSQPAGLDSIQTERLAKTCELWGHLNYFHPDLDDGSIDWAGAFTDNIGLVKDAKNSREYGEAVQRMLSRLNDPATLVVTSEARRYTGDSVKYPVVEFVEDSVLLFSINDYSDLEDYNYVMTQLKRLTESIPLSKGVIFDIRSAENPGMFKGYVPWYFNMIENYFSSEVIEIPGLQARFHDGFAPESGATSGGYESGYYITNQKTITPAPEAVDRPIVFIVNEHTDMPRVVAGLYLGDKARIVSTSPITEAVFAETITFELDDSLTVSIRTNELLTDRPIKEHVLLPKGTEKQQMVGSALSLINHTPEQVNVVGDAKETSRFAAGDNQVEESSGDYPDEGHRLLAAAKIWTVIHYFFAYQDLMTKDWDKVLREYIPRFVSASDSLGYHMAVAAMYTNIEDGHGFAGSKTLNAYLGPAAPPIKVRYIEGQPVIVDLLPDSLYKHTEVNIGDIVLAVDGEAISDRFERYATLTASSNDAYLRGRVAHVLLNGQDGTEASLVIQKADGRTARVSLRRDASYNRMLWQLGNGRNEQPIIRLINKDIGYADLDRLTKEMVDSMFDVLRDTKAIIFDMRGYPKGTAWSIAPYLTEKNGVYAASFRRYSPMKISVGGTGHQTFFDQPIPPSKGGRYKGKTVMLIDERTMSQAEHTGLFLEAANGTTFIGSQTAGANGDVTKFRVPGNIILAFTGHDVRHIDGRQLQKIGLVPDIEVKPTIGGIRAGKDEVLQKAIDYVQGEIGE; this is encoded by the coding sequence ATGAAAAAGACCCTTCTGCTAAGCATACTATTTACCTTTGCCTACCTGACTCTTGCCGCTCAATCACAGCCTGCCGGGCTGGATTCAATACAGACTGAGAGACTTGCCAAAACCTGCGAGCTGTGGGGGCATCTTAACTACTTTCACCCTGACCTGGATGATGGATCTATCGACTGGGCTGGTGCATTTACAGATAATATCGGGCTGGTAAAGGATGCCAAGAACAGCCGGGAGTACGGCGAGGCTGTCCAACGGATGCTCAGCCGATTAAATGATCCTGCCACCCTAGTCGTCACCTCAGAAGCCAGAAGATACACGGGTGATTCTGTCAAATACCCGGTAGTTGAATTCGTAGAGGACAGTGTGCTGCTGTTCTCAATAAACGATTACAGTGACCTGGAGGACTATAATTATGTGATGACTCAACTAAAAAGGCTTACGGAAAGCATACCGCTGTCCAAGGGGGTTATTTTTGACATACGAAGTGCGGAAAATCCGGGAATGTTCAAAGGATACGTTCCCTGGTATTTCAATATGATAGAAAATTACTTTTCAAGCGAAGTAATCGAGATACCTGGCTTGCAGGCAAGATTTCATGATGGGTTCGCACCGGAATCAGGGGCTACTTCGGGCGGCTATGAATCGGGCTACTATATAACTAATCAAAAAACCATTACCCCGGCTCCTGAAGCGGTGGACAGGCCTATTGTTTTTATTGTTAACGAACATACGGATATGCCGCGGGTGGTGGCAGGCCTTTATCTGGGTGATAAAGCCCGCATAGTATCGACTTCGCCAATCACAGAGGCGGTATTTGCCGAAACCATAACCTTTGAACTGGATGACTCGCTAACGGTCTCTATCCGCACGAACGAGCTACTGACTGACCGTCCCATTAAAGAGCACGTGCTGTTACCGAAAGGAACCGAAAAGCAGCAGATGGTCGGTAGTGCCCTGTCCCTGATTAACCATACGCCTGAACAGGTAAATGTAGTAGGCGATGCCAAAGAAACTTCAAGGTTTGCTGCCGGTGATAACCAGGTGGAAGAGTCGTCAGGCGATTATCCTGACGAGGGGCACCGGCTGTTGGCGGCCGCTAAAATATGGACGGTTATCCATTACTTTTTTGCCTACCAGGACCTGATGACAAAAGACTGGGACAAGGTACTGAGGGAGTATATACCTCGTTTTGTTAGTGCATCGGATTCGCTGGGGTATCATATGGCTGTGGCGGCAATGTATACAAACATCGAGGACGGGCACGGCTTTGCAGGCAGCAAAACGCTTAATGCTTACCTGGGCCCTGCCGCCCCTCCTATCAAAGTACGGTATATAGAAGGGCAGCCTGTGATTGTGGATTTGCTGCCGGATTCTCTTTATAAGCATACGGAAGTAAACATAGGAGATATCGTGCTGGCGGTGGATGGTGAGGCTATATCAGATCGCTTTGAGCGGTACGCCACTCTAACGGCGTCTTCTAATGATGCGTATCTGCGAGGCAGGGTGGCACATGTGCTGTTGAACGGACAGGATGGTACGGAAGCTTCGCTGGTGATACAAAAGGCAGATGGCCGTACTGCCAGGGTGTCTCTGCGGAGAGATGCTTCTTATAACCGAATGTTGTGGCAATTGGGCAATGGCAGAAACGAGCAGCCTATCATCCGGCTGATCAATAAGGATATCGGGTATGCGGACCTGGACAGGCTGACGAAAGAGATGGTGGACTCCATGTTCGATGTATTGAGGGACACGAAAGCTATCATATTTGATATGAGGGGCTACCCAAAGGGCACGGCGTGGTCTATCGCGCCCTACCTTACGGAAAAGAACGGGGTGTATGCGGCAAGCTTCAGAAGGTATTCGCCTATGAAGATCAGCGTTGGAGGCACCGGGCACCAAACGTTTTTTGACCAGCCCATCCCTCCCTCAAAAGGCGGCCGCTATAAAGGAAAAACGGTCATGCTGATAGACGAGCGTACGATGAGCCAGGCGGAACATACGGGCTTATTTCTGGAAGCGGCTAATGGCACTACCTTCATAGGTAGCCAGACGGCAGGGGCTAACGGGGATGTAACTAAATTCCGGGTCCCTGGCAATATAATCCTTGCATTTACCGGGCATGATGTGCGCCACATAGATGGCCGGCAGCTCCAAAAGATAGGGCTGGTGCCGGATATAGAGGTAAAACCGACTATAGGGGGTATACGGGCAGGTAAAGATGAGGTGCTGCAAAAGGCAATCGATTATGTGCAGGGGGAGATTGGGGAGTAG
- a CDS encoding Brp/Blh family beta-carotene 15,15'-dioxygenase, which yields MTRAAIIFIISLVMVLPLLLLFGEPSLSDQLYLCIPFLLLLGIPHGAIDNILFIRNKPISPALFNAVYLVFVGINIALWFIFPAIAYMVFLLISAYHFGQSQFSHYLSQQIAKHKLLYLSWGTLLISSLVLLNYSEVMGIASKHAEFSFLRSLHGYQLMVFMCLISGLGTVCLMGRLWHIKVLSRGAFLRELLLLGVLLGCFYLTPLLIGFTLYFVILHSFKVLREEYVFLKASGEVFSIRQFIKLVAPLTLFSIGGIGLLFGLIYMGWLPISYGYCLLIAISSITLPHVFVMNRFYVRFFRKKNQYKAV from the coding sequence ATGACACGGGCCGCTATCATCTTTATTATAAGCCTGGTAATGGTACTGCCCCTACTCTTGCTTTTCGGGGAGCCCTCTCTCAGCGACCAGTTATACCTTTGTATTCCGTTTTTACTCTTACTGGGAATACCTCACGGGGCCATAGATAATATCCTTTTCATTCGTAATAAACCGATCAGCCCTGCACTCTTTAACGCTGTCTACCTTGTCTTTGTGGGTATTAATATTGCCTTGTGGTTTATTTTTCCGGCTATTGCCTATATGGTCTTTCTTCTGATATCCGCCTATCACTTTGGTCAGTCTCAGTTTTCGCACTATCTGTCTCAGCAGATAGCGAAGCATAAATTACTCTACTTAAGCTGGGGGACATTGCTCATAAGCAGCCTTGTCCTTTTAAACTACTCTGAGGTAATGGGCATTGCCAGTAAGCATGCGGAGTTTTCTTTTCTACGGTCCCTGCACGGCTACCAGTTAATGGTATTTATGTGCCTGATAAGCGGGCTGGGTACTGTGTGTCTAATGGGGAGGCTCTGGCATATTAAGGTATTGTCGCGGGGTGCCTTTTTGAGGGAGTTGCTTCTGCTGGGAGTATTACTGGGTTGCTTTTACCTTACTCCTCTTTTGATAGGGTTTACTTTATACTTTGTGATCCTGCATTCTTTTAAAGTACTCCGTGAGGAATATGTCTTTTTAAAAGCTTCGGGGGAAGTATTCTCAATAAGACAGTTTATTAAGCTTGTGGCACCACTAACGCTGTTTTCCATAGGAGGGATCGGTTTACTATTCGGGCTTATCTACATGGGATGGTTGCCGATATCATACGGGTATTGCCTGCTCATTGCCATATCGTCTATTACGCTGCCTCATGTGTTTGTGATGAACAGGTTTTATGTCCGTTTTTTCAGGAAGAAGAACCAATATAAAGCGGTCTAG